A stretch of the Desulfobacter sp. genome encodes the following:
- a CDS encoding ParB N-terminal domain-containing protein, with protein MNDIDHATIPVSAINPADTGFRITSPEFDIPGLALSISQIGLTTPPLILEKDQGYVMVSGFRRFEAVISLGWEKIHCRIMRANTQDSMLNAAMNAVAQNAFQRPLDPGELIRAVHLLGQYMDDTTLAQKSSALFNMSLNVGYLKTLAAIYRLPSQALSLLDKGQLSIKSAKAITRFDMETAKAFLTLFSKIHISSGKQMEIMTLAREIAALENTTVQDLFNASKLLKANDLCPPSGHKDLAALGNRIRASLLKQRFPELEQARQKAGVHLKKLKLDQNLKLILPENFESMIYSIHLGFTSRDDFKERLKTLETLLDHPDFIEILNR; from the coding sequence ATGAATGATATTGACCATGCAACCATCCCTGTGTCGGCCATCAACCCGGCTGACACAGGGTTTCGTATTACAAGCCCGGAATTTGACATCCCAGGCCTGGCCCTTTCCATTTCGCAGATCGGGCTGACCACCCCCCCTTTAATTCTTGAAAAAGACCAGGGATATGTCATGGTCTCAGGCTTTAGACGGTTTGAGGCCGTCATATCTCTTGGATGGGAGAAAATTCACTGTAGAATCATGCGGGCAAACACCCAAGATTCTATGTTAAATGCCGCCATGAATGCGGTTGCCCAGAATGCATTCCAAAGACCTCTTGACCCTGGCGAATTGATCCGTGCCGTCCATCTTCTGGGTCAATACATGGATGATACCACCCTTGCCCAAAAGTCATCGGCCCTGTTCAACATGAGTTTGAATGTCGGATATTTAAAAACTTTGGCTGCCATTTATAGGCTGCCGAGTCAGGCCTTATCCCTTTTGGACAAAGGACAGCTCTCCATTAAATCAGCCAAGGCCATTACCCGGTTCGACATGGAAACAGCCAAGGCTTTTTTAACCTTATTTTCAAAAATACATATCTCCTCGGGCAAACAAATGGAGATCATGACCCTGGCCAGGGAAATTGCCGCCCTTGAAAACACGACGGTCCAGGACCTGTTCAACGCAAGTAAACTCCTTAAAGCCAACGATCTTTGCCCGCCTTCGGGACACAAAGATCTTGCCGCCCTTGGCAATCGCATCCGGGCATCGCTTTTAAAACAGCGGTTTCCAGAACTTGAACAGGCTCGGCAAAAGGCAGGCGTTCACCTGAAGAAATTAAAACTTGATCAAAATTTAAAACTCATACTGCCTGAAAATTTTGAAAGCATGATCTACTCCATTCATCTTGGATTTACCAGCCGCGATGATTTCAAAGAGAGACTCAAAACCCTTGAAACCCTCTTGGACCATCCTGATTTTATAGAGATTTTAAACCGATGA
- the aroE gene encoding shikimate dehydrogenase has translation MITASTALYCVLGSPVVHSKSPLIHNAAFKDKGIDAVYLAFEPQTIEAAVQAIRTLGIQGASVTIPFKESVIPHLDWIHPLAAKIGAVNTLVNENGVIKGYNTDCDAAVAPLLSHGIENKTICIVGAGGAARAVAFGMVAHGARVMIANRTRQKAKALAKQIRGDFIPFEDMKNIQAEVVINTTSLGMVPDPKILSYPAQALHPGMVVMDVVYTPLDTCLLKTARKKKCVTIDGLSMFVAQAAAQFKLWTGIEPDQDLMRQTALTH, from the coding sequence ATGATTACCGCATCCACGGCTCTTTATTGTGTTCTGGGCAGTCCGGTTGTTCATTCAAAAAGCCCTTTGATTCACAATGCAGCCTTTAAAGACAAGGGGATTGACGCTGTTTACCTGGCCTTTGAACCCCAAACCATAGAAGCAGCCGTCCAGGCCATCCGCACTCTTGGCATCCAAGGGGCTTCAGTGACGATTCCTTTTAAGGAATCGGTCATCCCGCATCTGGACTGGATCCATCCTTTGGCCGCAAAAATAGGTGCTGTAAACACCCTTGTAAATGAAAACGGAGTAATTAAAGGGTATAATACCGATTGTGATGCCGCAGTGGCTCCTTTGCTCTCCCATGGGATAGAGAATAAAACCATCTGCATTGTCGGGGCAGGGGGAGCCGCCAGGGCAGTGGCCTTTGGGATGGTAGCCCACGGGGCCCGGGTGATGATTGCCAACCGGACCCGGCAAAAAGCAAAGGCCTTGGCCAAACAGATCAGGGGCGATTTTATTCCCTTTGAGGATATGAAAAATATTCAGGCTGAGGTGGTGATCAACACCACAAGCCTTGGGATGGTGCCTGACCCGAAGATCTTAAGCTATCCCGCCCAGGCCCTGCATCCGGGCATGGTGGTCATGGATGTGGTCTACACCCCCCTTGATACCTGCCTGCTGAAAACGGCCAGAAAAAAAAAATGCGTGACCATTGACGGACTGTCCATGTTTGTGGCCCAGGCCGCTGCCCAATTTAAACTATGGACCGGTATTGAGCCCGACCAAGACCTCATGCGTCAGACGGCTTTGACCCATTGA
- a CDS encoding DNA photolyase — translation MTKLTRLFMDANLDVDREIQYIIDKTNLSPEIVENATPVYDLVNQADDPILAAKKNLYITKNKGAVIRKCPGTSHYTCCDYTILHTGTFCTMDCSYCILQAYFHPPLLQYFAGLSTLSSELDPIFKQNKILRIGTGEYTDSLIWEPISPMPGFLVKKFAGQNRSILELKTKTINVDSLLDLDHNSKTILSWSLNTPKIIQEQERGTSGLSARLATAKKAAQKGYKLAFHFDPIILYPGCEEEYERVISSIFTHVTQEDIVWISIGTFRFMPQLKSIIESRFPDSTIPYGEFILGLDNKMRYFKPLRIKLYQRLAKLFKEIAPKVMVYFCMEDQEVWEKTFGYFPGKPGELGHLLDRAAAKRCNLDKSLL, via the coding sequence ATGACAAAACTCACCCGGCTTTTCATGGATGCGAACCTGGATGTTGATCGTGAAATCCAGTATATTATCGATAAAACAAACCTGAGTCCTGAAATCGTTGAAAATGCCACCCCGGTTTACGATCTTGTCAACCAGGCCGATGATCCCATCCTTGCTGCCAAAAAAAATTTATACATCACCAAAAACAAAGGGGCTGTGATCCGAAAATGCCCGGGGACAAGCCATTACACCTGTTGTGACTACACCATTCTCCATACGGGTACCTTTTGCACCATGGACTGTTCTTACTGCATTCTCCAGGCCTATTTCCATCCCCCGCTGCTCCAGTATTTTGCCGGCCTGTCAACGCTTTCATCCGAACTTGATCCTATATTTAAACAGAATAAAATTCTTCGGATTGGTACGGGAGAGTATACGGACTCACTGATCTGGGAACCGATCAGCCCCATGCCCGGCTTTCTGGTAAAAAAATTTGCCGGCCAAAACAGATCCATACTTGAGCTGAAAACCAAAACCATTAATGTGGACTCTTTGCTGGACCTGGACCATAACTCAAAAACCATTCTGTCCTGGTCCCTGAACACCCCCAAGATCATCCAGGAACAAGAACGCGGAACATCAGGGCTCAGTGCCCGGCTGGCCACGGCAAAAAAAGCCGCTCAAAAGGGATATAAACTGGCCTTTCACTTTGATCCCATTATTCTCTACCCGGGGTGCGAGGAAGAGTATGAAAGGGTCATCTCTTCCATATTCACCCATGTCACCCAGGAAGATATCGTATGGATCAGCATCGGCACTTTCAGGTTCATGCCCCAGCTTAAATCCATTATAGAATCACGGTTTCCCGATTCCACCATTCCCTATGGAGAATTTATCCTGGGACTGGACAATAAGATGCGGTATTTCAAACCCTTGAGAATAAAGTTATACCAGCGCCTGGCCAAACTATTCAAAGAGATTGCCCCAAAGGTCATGGTCTATTTTTGCATGGAAGACCAGGAGGTCTGGGAAAAAACATTTGGCTATTTTCCCGGCAAACCAGGAGAACTTGGCCACCTGCTGGACAGGGCGGCAGCCAAACGCTGCAACCTTGATAAATCTTTATTGTAA
- a CDS encoding phosphoribosylaminoimidazolesuccinocarboxamide synthase, with protein MVSIIPSTEYKGLPLVRQGKVRDIFDTEDALLMVTTDRLSAFDVVLPDTIPDKGKVLNQISVFWFKQMEDIVKNHIISTSVDDFPKAFQGFKKQLEGRSMLVKKAEPMAVECIVRGYISGSGWKSYQQEGHVCNIDLPQGLKESDKLDTPLYTPSTKAEIGDHDINISFEETINIIGRENAEKLRDLSLEIYNRGAKLALEKGIIIADTKFEFGMLDGEIILIDEIMTPDSSRFWPLDDYAPGRGQNSFDKQAVRDWLTNSGWDKIPPGPKLPQEIVEKTSATYKQIFNRLTGETI; from the coding sequence ATGGTGAGTATAATTCCCAGCACAGAATACAAAGGGTTGCCCCTGGTCAGACAGGGCAAGGTCAGGGATATTTTTGATACTGAAGATGCCCTGCTCATGGTTACAACAGACAGGCTTTCCGCCTTTGACGTGGTTCTGCCCGATACCATCCCTGACAAGGGAAAGGTACTCAACCAGATTTCAGTCTTCTGGTTCAAACAGATGGAAGATATTGTCAAAAACCATATTATCTCAACTTCAGTGGATGATTTTCCCAAAGCCTTCCAGGGGTTCAAAAAACAACTTGAAGGTCGGAGCATGCTGGTAAAAAAGGCTGAACCCATGGCCGTGGAATGTATTGTCCGCGGATACATCTCAGGATCCGGATGGAAATCCTACCAACAAGAGGGTCATGTCTGCAACATTGACCTGCCCCAAGGCCTAAAAGAGTCTGATAAACTTGACACCCCCTTGTACACGCCCTCCACCAAAGCTGAAATCGGGGACCATGACATCAATATCAGTTTTGAGGAGACCATCAATATCATCGGCAGAGAAAATGCTGAAAAACTGCGGGACTTAAGCCTTGAAATTTACAATCGAGGTGCAAAACTGGCCCTTGAAAAAGGAATCATCATTGCGGATACAAAGTTTGAATTCGGCATGCTTGACGGAGAAATTATTCTCATTGATGAAATCATGACCCCTGACTCTTCCAGGTTCTGGCCTTTGGACGATTATGCACCGGGCAGGGGACAAAACAGTTTTGACAAGCAGGCGGTCAGGGACTGGCTCACCAATTCAGGCTGGGATAAAATCCCTCCAGGCCCGAAACTGCCCCAAGAAATCGTTGAAAAAACAAGCGCCACCTATAAACAAATTTTTAACCGCCTTACAGGTGAAACCATCTAA
- the aroC gene encoding chorismate synthase, which produces MTGSSFGKAFQITTFGESHGKALGVVIQGCPAGIPIEEQTIQKALDLRKPGTGPASTKRKEPDVPKILSGTFEGKTTGTPIMILIENQDAKSKSYDDIKDVFRPGHGDYTYFKKFGIRDYRGGGRASARETAARVAAGAVAQMVLDPHKIKIQSHTIALGGIWAKGYDKDAIDKNPFKVADLGAANAMAERVETIKQEGDSLGGIVEIRAVNVPAGLGDPVFDKLDGEIAKAMMSIGAVKAVEIGAGTRAAELTGSQNNDPMTRQGFLSNNAGGILAGISNGEDIIVRVHVKPIPSILKPQQTLKHDGKSVTISTQGRHDICAIPRINKVCEAMLTLVLADHLLRQTCQAGGYIP; this is translated from the coding sequence ATGACAGGCTCTAGTTTTGGCAAAGCCTTTCAGATCACGACATTTGGAGAATCCCACGGCAAGGCCCTCGGCGTTGTCATCCAGGGCTGTCCTGCGGGCATCCCCATTGAGGAACAAACCATCCAAAAGGCCCTGGATCTGCGCAAACCCGGCACAGGACCGGCCTCAACCAAACGAAAAGAACCGGATGTCCCGAAAATTTTATCCGGGACCTTTGAGGGAAAGACCACAGGAACGCCCATCATGATTCTCATTGAAAATCAGGATGCCAAATCAAAATCCTACGATGATATCAAGGATGTTTTCAGGCCGGGTCACGGAGACTATACCTATTTTAAAAAGTTCGGCATCCGGGACTATCGGGGAGGGGGCAGGGCATCTGCCAGGGAAACCGCGGCCAGGGTGGCGGCAGGTGCCGTGGCCCAGATGGTGTTGGATCCCCATAAAATCAAAATCCAAAGCCATACAATCGCCCTTGGAGGGATATGGGCCAAAGGATATGACAAGGATGCCATTGATAAAAATCCTTTTAAAGTAGCGGACCTTGGGGCAGCCAATGCCATGGCAGAACGGGTTGAAACAATCAAACAAGAGGGGGACTCTCTGGGGGGAATCGTAGAGATCAGGGCTGTCAATGTACCTGCCGGCCTTGGGGATCCGGTATTTGACAAGCTGGACGGAGAGATTGCCAAGGCCATGATGAGTATCGGCGCTGTCAAGGCGGTTGAAATCGGTGCCGGCACAAGGGCTGCAGAACTGACCGGATCCCAGAACAATGACCCCATGACCCGTCAAGGCTTTTTATCCAACAATGCAGGCGGTATTTTGGCCGGTATTTCAAATGGGGAAGATATCATTGTCCGGGTTCATGTCAAACCCATTCCTTCAATCCTCAAACCCCAGCAAACCTTGAAACACGATGGAAAGAGCGTGACAATTTCAACCCAAGGCCGGCATGACATCTGTGCCATCCCCAGAATAAACAAGGTCTGCGAGGCCATGTTGACTCTGGTCCTCGCAGACCATCTTTTACGCCAGACCTGTCAGGCAGGAGGGTATATTCCTTAA
- the aroL gene encoding shikimate kinase AroL, translated as MTCVFFIGYRCTGKTTIGKLVAKMLDRPFLDTDRRIEDRFKTSIANMVKTKGWEYFRQQESQTLSLIDLSKAPIVATGGGIVLAAENRKWIKNSGLAVWLDADASTLISRILADPNSARLRPSLTQADLEEETIAMLNERTPLYRNLAHIKINTADHTPEAAADLIKRRLDHDRL; from the coding sequence ATGACCTGTGTTTTTTTCATTGGATATCGATGTACCGGCAAAACCACCATTGGAAAGCTGGTTGCAAAAATGCTTGACCGGCCTTTTCTGGACACAGACCGCAGAATCGAAGACCGGTTTAAAACATCCATCGCAAACATGGTAAAAACTAAGGGATGGGAGTATTTTAGGCAACAAGAAAGCCAAACTCTGTCCTTGATCGATCTTTCAAAGGCACCCATCGTGGCCACAGGGGGAGGGATTGTTCTGGCCGCTGAAAACAGAAAATGGATCAAAAATTCAGGCCTGGCCGTCTGGCTTGATGCAGATGCCTCTACCCTGATTTCACGGATTTTAGCTGATCCTAATTCAGCCAGATTGCGCCCGAGTCTCACCCAGGCGGACCTTGAAGAGGAAACCATTGCCATGCTCAATGAACGAACCCCCTTATACCGGAATCTTGCCCATATTAAAATCAACACGGCTGACCATACCCCTGAAGCAGCAGCCGACCTTATCAAAAGGAGACTTGACCATGACAGGCTCTAG
- a CDS encoding TolC family protein encodes MKRIYRCLFLTLMLNLGLTFPAVSEPLYTLKELCSLANQNAETIQIAQENLYIAEQDKERARSVLIPRATLYGRYLNYKNADQMSPDTNTLGGKLTQSFTLNGRELIAYDVSKKGIEKAQFSKEAVRSDYIFTVAQSYIRTLSNKRLVEVADAEVERLTAYRNSVKEKLTVGNVTKTALYRAEAELSRAKTDHIVAVNNVDAAKANIVRLVGVEEGFRVSAEDVVNADDFSITRQEIEASAKKNRYEIKEAQKAIEIAHRTVSYEKGDYWPSLDLEGGYNENDIQYKGSSADTKYDTENAYIQAQLTFTLYDGGLRGAQVRQALARERQARQALADQKKVIVLQSTESYLEFEAAKNTLINLEDELKSAQENYNAVQMQFKYGMADSIDIMDANSLLVGAQRRISNAEYTYYLAILKIIYTQGNILTHLLADSGK; translated from the coding sequence ATGAAAAGGATCTATCGTTGTCTTTTCCTGACCCTAATGCTTAATCTGGGCTTGACCTTTCCTGCGGTTTCAGAACCGCTTTACACCCTAAAAGAGTTGTGTTCGCTGGCCAACCAGAATGCCGAAACCATTCAAATTGCCCAGGAAAACCTTTATATTGCCGAGCAGGACAAAGAGCGGGCAAGATCGGTTCTGATTCCGAGAGCCACCTTGTACGGCAGGTATTTAAATTATAAAAATGCTGACCAGATGTCTCCGGATACCAATACCCTGGGCGGTAAACTGACCCAGTCGTTTACCCTTAACGGCAGGGAGCTTATTGCCTATGATGTGAGCAAAAAAGGGATTGAAAAGGCCCAGTTTTCCAAAGAGGCCGTCAGGTCCGACTATATTTTTACGGTGGCCCAGTCCTATATCAGAACCTTGAGCAATAAACGGTTGGTCGAAGTGGCAGATGCGGAAGTTGAGCGGCTCACGGCCTACCGGAATTCGGTAAAGGAAAAACTGACTGTGGGCAATGTGACCAAGACAGCCCTTTACAGGGCCGAGGCTGAACTCTCCAGAGCCAAGACGGATCATATCGTGGCCGTGAACAATGTGGATGCTGCTAAGGCAAATATTGTCCGACTTGTTGGGGTTGAAGAGGGATTCAGGGTATCGGCCGAGGATGTGGTCAATGCGGATGATTTTTCTATCACCCGCCAGGAGATTGAAGCCAGTGCCAAAAAGAACCGGTATGAAATCAAAGAAGCCCAAAAGGCCATTGAGATCGCCCATCGTACCGTCAGTTATGAAAAGGGAGATTATTGGCCCAGCCTGGACCTTGAAGGGGGATACAATGAAAATGATATTCAGTACAAAGGCAGTAGCGCTGATACCAAATATGATACTGAAAATGCCTATATCCAGGCCCAGTTAACCTTTACCCTTTACGACGGCGGATTAAGAGGAGCCCAGGTCCGCCAGGCCCTTGCCAGGGAGCGACAGGCAAGGCAGGCTCTGGCAGACCAAAAAAAAGTCATTGTTCTTCAGTCCACGGAATCCTATTTGGAGTTTGAAGCGGCCAAAAACACTTTGATCAATTTGGAAGACGAATTAAAATCTGCCCAGGAAAATTATAATGCGGTTCAAATGCAGTTTAAATACGGCATGGCTGACAGTATTGACATCATGGATGCCAACTCCCTTTTGGTTGGCGCCCAAAGAAGGATCTCCAATGCAGAATACACCTACTATCTGGCAATTTTAAAAATAATCTATACCCAGGGCAATATTTTAACCCATCTTTTGGCAGATTCAGGCAAATGA
- the aroA gene encoding 3-phosphoshikimate 1-carboxyvinyltransferase codes for MKRIFPKSISDQIVQIPGSKSISHRMLICAALAKGRSIIHNSLESQDLFLTRQTLEHMGAKFNDITDHQMEVDGFNGRPMPHAQPIYLGNSGTSMRLLAGIAALGDTAYTLTGDKRMCQRPMNELLTALKHIQVNAYSRNDQGTPPVVIQGGNRMGGTTRLDCSKSSQYLSALLMAGALFDQGLVIELAGPLVSKPYIDLTLDVMSQFNVQAEQVSDRVYQVKGGQAYVPGTRVVEPDLSNAGYFWAVGAITGKKIGVTNIEATSLQGDLKQVKILEKMGCCLEKKENTLFVQGQQLTGVDVDMSEIPDAVPAIAVVAAFARGRTRITNIAHLRVKECDRIDAVCSQLSKMGIQVSQTSDAMEIIGGSPKGAQISTFNDHRIAMAFSVAGLRVKGMEIENPNCVEKSFPTYWHLFDAL; via the coding sequence ATGAAGCGGATCTTTCCAAAATCCATATCAGATCAAATTGTCCAGATCCCGGGATCCAAAAGTATTTCCCACAGGATGCTGATTTGCGCAGCCCTGGCCAAAGGCAGATCAATCATCCATAATTCCCTGGAATCCCAAGATCTCTTTCTTACCCGGCAGACCCTTGAGCATATGGGGGCAAAATTCAACGATATCACTGACCATCAGATGGAGGTCGACGGATTTAACGGCAGGCCCATGCCCCATGCCCAACCCATATATCTGGGAAATTCGGGCACCTCCATGCGCCTTCTTGCCGGAATCGCAGCCTTAGGGGATACCGCCTATACCCTGACCGGAGACAAACGCATGTGCCAGAGGCCCATGAACGAACTTCTAACCGCGTTAAAACATATCCAGGTGAATGCCTATTCCCGAAACGACCAGGGCACTCCCCCTGTGGTCATCCAGGGGGGCAACCGCATGGGCGGCACAACACGGCTTGACTGTTCAAAATCCAGCCAGTATCTGTCTGCACTGCTCATGGCAGGGGCCTTGTTTGACCAGGGTCTTGTCATTGAACTTGCAGGCCCCTTGGTATCAAAACCATATATTGACCTGACGTTGGACGTTATGTCCCAGTTCAATGTGCAAGCTGAGCAGGTATCTGACAGGGTGTACCAGGTAAAAGGCGGCCAGGCCTATGTCCCGGGCACAAGGGTGGTTGAGCCTGATCTGTCCAATGCAGGATATTTCTGGGCCGTGGGGGCCATCACCGGGAAAAAAATCGGTGTGACCAATATTGAAGCCACCTCTTTGCAGGGAGATCTTAAACAGGTCAAAATTCTTGAAAAAATGGGGTGTTGCCTGGAAAAAAAGGAAAATACCCTGTTTGTTCAGGGCCAACAACTGACCGGGGTGGATGTGGACATGTCAGAGATCCCGGATGCCGTCCCGGCCATTGCGGTGGTTGCAGCCTTTGCCAGGGGCAGAACCCGGATCACCAACATTGCTCACCTGAGGGTCAAAGAGTGTGACAGGATTGATGCTGTCTGCTCCCAATTGTCCAAAATGGGTATCCAGGTCAGCCAGACATCCGATGCCATGGAAATCATTGGGGGCAGCCCCAAGGGCGCCCAGATATCCACGTTTAACGACCACCGAATTGCCATGGCATTCTCCGTGGCAGGTCTCAGGGTCAAGGGCATGGAAATTGAAAATCCAAATTGTGTTGAAAAATCATTTCCCACCTATTGGCATCTGTTTGATGCCTTGTAA
- the fusA gene encoding elongation factor G, whose product MSEEIKTMRNVALAGHGGAGKTTLAEAMLFKAGVTNRLGRVEEGNTVMDFQPEETKKQQSINTSFIKYTHNKHTITLMDTPGDQNFFSAAKTCFPVADSMAFVIDGVGGPSAMTEEAAASALEYNLPGVVIVNKLDRERADFETAVAASNTALKKKVIPICYPIGKEEDFKGLVDIVSGQAFEYDEEGKAKKIDIPADMADEIAVVKEEFIENVAELDDDLLEKYLEGEELTEDELKSAFRQGVLDAQFYPAICTSATQMIGIDLVFDFINDYMPSPLDRGAWKAKDAEGNEVEIEPDPDAEFTGFVFATIVDPYAGRLSLFRVISGTLGKEGNILNVTKSSKERFSQLLEIAGKEQKNITGALPGAIVAVAKLKDTLTGDTLTTGQDIQIQGPKPLPPCISFAISPKAKSDEDKIHEAIRKILEEDSGLVLKREEETRQTILSGRGLVHIEVTAEKIKRKFNVGMEIATPKVAYRETFKKKVRVQGKHKKQSGGHGQYGDCWIELEPLPKGSGYEFVDKIVGGVIPRNYIPAVEAGIREAMVKGLLAGFPCVDFRTTLDFGSYHSVDSSEMAFKMAGSLAFKNAAAEAKAVLLEPIMKVAVKVPDDATGDIMGDLNSRRGRVLGMDSEDEKQIINALVPMSEMLRYAPDLSSMTGGRGTFTMEFEQYDEVPGDMSKKIIDAVNAEKEG is encoded by the coding sequence ATGAGCGAAGAAATTAAAACAATGAGAAATGTGGCCTTAGCCGGTCATGGAGGTGCAGGCAAGACTACTCTTGCTGAGGCTATGCTGTTTAAAGCCGGGGTGACCAATCGCCTTGGCAGGGTTGAAGAGGGAAATACCGTAATGGATTTTCAGCCTGAAGAAACCAAAAAGCAGCAGAGTATCAATACATCATTCATTAAATACACCCACAATAAGCATACTATTACCTTAATGGATACTCCGGGTGATCAAAATTTCTTTTCTGCTGCCAAGACCTGTTTTCCTGTTGCCGATAGCATGGCCTTTGTCATTGACGGAGTGGGCGGGCCTTCTGCCATGACAGAAGAGGCTGCAGCCTCTGCCCTTGAATATAATCTGCCCGGCGTTGTCATTGTCAATAAACTTGACCGTGAAAGAGCGGATTTTGAGACCGCAGTGGCAGCCAGCAACACAGCTTTGAAAAAGAAAGTCATTCCCATTTGTTATCCCATTGGCAAGGAGGAAGATTTCAAGGGGCTTGTGGATATTGTTTCCGGGCAGGCCTTTGAATATGATGAAGAGGGAAAAGCCAAAAAAATAGATATCCCGGCTGACATGGCAGATGAGATTGCCGTGGTTAAAGAAGAATTTATTGAAAATGTCGCAGAGCTTGATGATGATCTGCTTGAAAAATATCTGGAAGGCGAAGAACTGACAGAGGACGAACTCAAGTCGGCATTCCGCCAGGGGGTTTTGGATGCCCAGTTTTATCCGGCCATTTGTACCTCTGCCACTCAGATGATCGGCATTGATCTGGTTTTTGATTTTATCAACGACTATATGCCCTCTCCCCTGGATCGGGGCGCCTGGAAAGCCAAAGATGCCGAGGGGAATGAGGTTGAGATTGAACCGGATCCCGATGCTGAATTTACAGGCTTTGTCTTTGCCACGATTGTAGATCCCTATGCGGGCCGTCTATCTTTGTTCCGGGTGATTTCAGGAACCCTTGGCAAAGAGGGCAATATCCTCAATGTCACCAAGAGTTCCAAGGAAAGATTTTCCCAGCTTCTGGAAATTGCCGGCAAAGAGCAGAAAAATATCACCGGTGCCCTTCCCGGTGCCATTGTTGCGGTGGCCAAACTCAAGGATACCCTGACAGGAGATACCCTGACCACAGGCCAGGATATTCAGATTCAGGGACCCAAACCCCTGCCCCCATGCATCTCCTTTGCCATTTCTCCCAAGGCCAAGAGCGATGAGGACAAGATTCATGAAGCCATCCGCAAGATTCTTGAAGAGGATTCAGGCCTTGTGCTGAAACGGGAAGAAGAGACCCGCCAGACCATCCTTTCCGGACGGGGGCTGGTTCACATTGAAGTGACGGCAGAGAAGATTAAACGAAAATTTAACGTGGGCATGGAGATTGCCACGCCCAAGGTGGCCTATAGAGAAACCTTCAAGAAAAAAGTCCGGGTTCAGGGTAAGCATAAAAAACAGTCTGGCGGCCATGGTCAGTACGGTGACTGCTGGATAGAGCTTGAGCCTCTGCCCAAGGGATCCGGATATGAATTTGTCGATAAAATCGTGGGCGGCGTGATTCCCAGAAATTATATTCCTGCCGTAGAAGCCGGTATTAGAGAAGCAATGGTAAAAGGTCTTTTGGCCGGATTTCCCTGTGTGGATTTCAGGACCACCCTTGACTTTGGTTCCTACCATTCGGTTGACTCCTCTGAAATGGCCTTTAAAATGGCCGGCTCCCTGGCCTTTAAAAATGCAGCGGCTGAAGCCAAGGCGGTTCTCCTTGAACCCATCATGAAAGTGGCGGTCAAGGTACCTGATGATGCCACAGGTGATATCATGGGGGATCTGAACTCCAGACGAGGCAGAGTGTTGGGCATGGATTCAGAAGATGAAAAGCAGATCATCAATGCCCTGGTTCCCATGTCGGAAATGCTTCGCTATGCACCGGATCTAAGCTCCATGACCGGGGGACGCGGCACCTTTACCATGGAATTTGAGCAATATGACGAGGTCCCCGGGGATATGTCCAAAAAGATCATTGACGCAGTCAATGCGGAAAAAGAAGGGTAA
- a CDS encoding 1-acyl-sn-glycerol-3-phosphate acyltransferase gives MKNIISLCLWIVGGTFFLISFSILFISFWTLTRKKTFGLAKSLFGIQIRLMGIRLKISEKEDIDPEQTYLIMGNHQSLFDIFVLPAAIPLVFTGVEASYHFSIPVWGYLIKKWGCIPIERGNLEQAQKTLSEGLSIAILPEGHRTRTGKLGPFKKGPFHLAKKTQATILPFGISGLYEFQSRGGFLLKPGRVNLRIGRPLGYNRYKHLSTDELKEMIFDQINWLSR, from the coding sequence ATGAAAAACATAATTTCCTTATGCCTCTGGATTGTGGGCGGAACATTTTTTTTAATCTCTTTTTCCATACTTTTCATCAGTTTTTGGACCTTGACCCGAAAAAAAACCTTTGGCCTTGCCAAAAGCTTGTTTGGCATACAGATCAGGCTCATGGGCATTCGCTTGAAAATTTCAGAAAAGGAAGATATTGATCCTGAGCAGACATATCTGATCATGGGCAATCACCAGAGCCTCTTTGACATTTTTGTCCTCCCTGCGGCCATCCCTTTGGTTTTTACCGGGGTAGAGGCCTCCTATCATTTTTCCATTCCCGTCTGGGGATATCTCATCAAAAAATGGGGATGCATCCCCATAGAGCGGGGTAACCTTGAACAGGCCCAAAAAACATTGTCTGAAGGATTATCCATTGCCATTCTTCCCGAAGGCCACAGGACCAGGACAGGAAAACTGGGACCCTTTAAAAAAGGTCCATTTCATCTGGCAAAAAAGACCCAGGCCACCATTCTTCCCTTTGGCATTTCCGGGTTGTACGAATTTCAGAGCAGGGGGGGATTTCTCTTAAAGCCGGGCAGGGTGAATCTTCGCATTGGCAGACCCCTTGGCTACAATCGTTACAAACATCTTTCCACAGACGAGTTAAAAGAGATGATTTTTGATCAAATCAACTGGCTTTCCAGATAA